Proteins encoded within one genomic window of Mycoplasma phocoenae:
- a CDS encoding PolC-type DNA polymerase III, with protein MKSVFEKFCEKINFKLDSDFSHFEITRSEFITQQNLLEIDLTFDHHINIDKFKSFVFATKRFPNPLKFNIKVRFSKLDAETIFDYLVFGLSIHEPELLSFVSRINKKDVELIEGNTLVLKHAIKDILESCEKNKKTLVDTLEKVGYQNIKIALQLTEKDLYKIHKEFKQAHLNAAKNIINYKQNTEVNTPVVSSGVKRKYSKDAKEILLKDVDYTYETNLVIKGQITNLEHRQIKEDFSILQFIISDFTEAKIVKQINPDSVEFKNGDFVRVFGSTEMDNYLQTNVFKAKLIEKTEKLWRNKKDNSPKKRIELALRSNMSTQDGVVSPKEYLAAAEDLGYEAIALTDTDGVQGFPEFYNAAKKSSVKPIYGATVSVISKSNDVMFDFEECELKDKKYVVFDLETSGLSPIYNDIIEFGAVIVEHGQIIETHQFFVKPRKPISTWTTNFTKITNEDLDEKGISLEQAAYKIKEILSQGIAVAHNAKFDFGFTKELFRRYNIQNAKTPTLDTLNISRLLFPDIKRFRLSAISKKFDIFYDDSKAHRADQDAKVLSGVWMKMMLKLERDLNITNTIQLNTWMNDKYYAKKFSNEARILAKNQTGLKELFKIISKASTDDYYNGLKVFIEDLNNSSNLLIGTATHKSNFWDKVMTSRTEDIEEDIQIYDYIELPPISSFKHLIARGTVNEDDLKSMYHFVIELANKYNKTLVAVSDARYIDPVEKNIHNLYFFADGVGGAKHWLHDYKDKNLENYPLLDLKTTEEMIEEFKFLNDDQLVYEIVVENTHKIAEQIENVQVIKDSLYVPTFDDSSEKLTNLVYETAKQRYGDELPNIIKKRIDTELTPIIKYGYSVIYWISHKLVKASADDGYLVGSRGSVGSSLVANLAGITEVNPLNPHYLCSNCKYLEMFDSTPEISSGWDLPNKNCPKCNNELIKDGHSIPFETFLGFNADKVPDIDLNFSGEYQATIHNYVKEIFGDTHAFRAGTISTIADKTAYGFAKKYNEAITPEGEKGFSNAYLEFLASKSTGVKRTTGQHPGGIIIIPKEYDVEDFTPINYPANDTNSAWKTTHFDFTSIHDNVLKLDLLGHDDPTAIKMLQELTNIDPKSIPKSDPNVIELFSNSNAIGIKPEQIDERTGAKGIPEFGTQFVRRMLHSYKVKKFSDLISLSGLSHGTDVWTGNAEDLIKNMNLDLSQLVCCRDDIMQALIAKGVDSLLSFKIMEKVRKGKGLTSEEEQMLVDHNVPRWYIESLKKIKYMFPKAHATAYVIMAWRIAWFKVYYPLEYYATFFTTRSNDFDIKAMSSGKSSVDDKIIELKAKGRAATVKDKAIIQSLEIAQELYARGFKIKNVSINESLASRWQIDYKNNALIPPFNVLESMGQQVADSIVEARNEHHFLSIEDLTKRTKINSRILQFMRDLGIFDELDEDNRISLF; from the coding sequence ATGAAAAGTGTTTTTGAAAAATTTTGTGAAAAAATCAATTTTAAACTTGATAGTGATTTTTCGCATTTTGAAATCACTCGTTCAGAATTTATTACTCAACAAAATTTATTAGAAATAGATTTAACGTTTGATCATCACATTAATATTGATAAGTTTAAATCATTTGTTTTTGCTACAAAAAGATTCCCTAACCCGTTAAAATTCAACATTAAAGTGAGATTTTCAAAATTAGATGCTGAAACTATTTTTGATTATTTAGTTTTTGGATTAAGTATTCATGAACCTGAATTATTATCTTTTGTATCAAGAATCAATAAAAAAGATGTTGAATTAATAGAAGGCAACACTCTTGTTTTAAAACACGCAATCAAAGACATACTGGAATCATGTGAAAAAAATAAAAAAACATTAGTTGATACCTTGGAAAAAGTAGGATATCAAAATATTAAAATAGCTCTTCAATTAACTGAAAAAGATTTATATAAAATACATAAAGAATTTAAACAGGCTCATTTAAATGCAGCAAAAAATATTATCAATTATAAACAAAATACAGAAGTGAATACTCCAGTTGTTAGTAGCGGTGTCAAACGTAAATATTCAAAAGATGCAAAAGAAATTTTATTAAAAGACGTTGATTATACATATGAAACTAACTTAGTTATTAAAGGACAAATTACTAATTTAGAACACCGTCAAATTAAAGAAGATTTTTCTATACTTCAATTTATAATAAGCGATTTCACTGAAGCGAAAATAGTCAAACAAATTAATCCTGATTCGGTGGAATTTAAAAATGGGGATTTTGTTCGAGTGTTTGGGTCGACTGAAATGGATAATTATTTACAAACAAACGTTTTTAAAGCCAAATTAATTGAAAAAACTGAAAAACTGTGAAGAAATAAAAAAGATAACAGTCCTAAAAAAAGAATCGAATTAGCATTGAGAAGTAACATGTCAACACAAGACGGAGTCGTTTCTCCAAAAGAATATTTGGCAGCAGCTGAAGATTTAGGTTATGAAGCGATTGCGTTGACTGATACCGATGGTGTGCAAGGATTCCCAGAATTTTATAACGCAGCTAAAAAAAGTTCAGTAAAACCTATTTATGGAGCTACGGTTAGTGTCATTTCTAAATCAAATGACGTAATGTTTGATTTTGAAGAATGTGAATTAAAAGACAAAAAATACGTTGTATTCGACTTGGAAACATCAGGCTTAAGTCCGATTTACAATGACATCATTGAGTTTGGTGCCGTTATTGTTGAACATGGTCAAATAATTGAAACTCATCAATTCTTTGTTAAACCAAGAAAACCAATTTCAACATGAACCACAAATTTTACTAAAATTACTAATGAAGATTTGGATGAAAAAGGAATATCTTTAGAACAAGCGGCATATAAAATAAAAGAAATACTATCACAAGGTATAGCTGTAGCCCATAACGCTAAGTTTGATTTTGGATTTACTAAAGAGTTATTCAGAAGATATAATATTCAAAATGCCAAAACACCTACATTGGATACATTGAATATATCTAGATTATTGTTCCCCGATATAAAACGTTTTAGATTATCTGCAATTTCGAAAAAATTTGATATTTTTTATGATGATTCAAAAGCTCACCGGGCAGATCAAGATGCTAAAGTTTTATCTGGTGTCTGAATGAAAATGATGCTTAAATTAGAAAGAGATTTAAACATTACTAACACTATTCAATTAAATACTTGGATGAATGATAAATATTATGCTAAAAAATTCTCGAACGAAGCTAGAATACTAGCGAAAAATCAAACAGGATTAAAAGAATTATTCAAGATCATTTCCAAAGCCAGTACTGATGATTACTACAATGGGCTAAAAGTATTTATTGAAGATTTAAATAATTCATCCAATTTACTTATTGGTACTGCTACGCACAAATCAAATTTCTGAGATAAAGTAATGACTTCGAGAACTGAAGATATTGAAGAAGATATTCAAATTTATGATTACATTGAATTACCACCTATATCAAGTTTTAAACATTTAATTGCTCGAGGTACAGTTAATGAAGATGACTTAAAAAGCATGTATCATTTTGTAATTGAATTAGCTAATAAATACAATAAAACTTTGGTGGCAGTTTCTGATGCGAGGTATATAGACCCAGTAGAAAAAAACATTCATAATTTGTACTTTTTTGCAGATGGAGTGGGTGGTGCTAAACATTGACTACATGATTATAAAGATAAAAATTTAGAAAACTATCCATTATTAGATTTAAAAACCACAGAAGAGATGATTGAAGAATTTAAATTTTTAAATGACGATCAATTAGTTTATGAAATTGTTGTGGAAAACACTCATAAGATTGCTGAACAAATTGAAAATGTTCAAGTTATTAAAGATTCTTTATATGTTCCTACATTTGACGATAGTTCAGAAAAATTAACTAATCTAGTATATGAAACAGCTAAACAAAGATACGGCGATGAACTACCGAATATTATTAAAAAAAGAATTGATACTGAGTTAACACCCATTATTAAATATGGATATTCAGTAATTTATTGAATCAGTCACAAGTTAGTTAAAGCAAGTGCTGATGATGGCTACTTAGTTGGAAGTCGTGGTTCTGTAGGATCATCATTAGTTGCAAATTTAGCTGGTATTACTGAAGTCAACCCATTAAACCCCCATTATTTATGTTCTAATTGCAAGTATTTGGAAATGTTTGATTCTACTCCGGAAATATCTAGTGGGTGAGATTTACCAAATAAAAATTGTCCAAAATGTAACAATGAATTAATTAAAGACGGACATTCTATACCGTTTGAAACTTTCTTAGGATTTAATGCTGATAAAGTCCCTGATATCGATTTAAATTTTTCGGGTGAGTATCAAGCAACTATTCATAATTATGTAAAAGAAATATTTGGTGACACACACGCATTTAGAGCTGGAACAATTTCTACTATAGCTGATAAAACAGCGTATGGTTTTGCAAAAAAATACAATGAAGCTATAACACCAGAAGGAGAAAAAGGTTTTTCAAATGCCTATTTAGAATTTTTAGCAAGTAAATCCACAGGTGTTAAAAGAACTACAGGACAACACCCCGGAGGAATTATTATTATTCCAAAAGAGTATGATGTTGAAGATTTTACACCAATAAACTACCCGGCCAATGACACGAACAGCGCTTGAAAAACGACACACTTTGATTTTACAAGTATTCATGACAACGTATTGAAATTAGATTTACTAGGACACGATGATCCAACGGCTATTAAAATGCTGCAAGAATTAACAAATATAGATCCTAAATCAATACCAAAAAGTGATCCTAATGTTATTGAATTGTTTTCAAATTCAAATGCAATAGGAATTAAACCTGAACAAATTGACGAAAGAACTGGTGCTAAAGGTATTCCTGAATTCGGAACTCAATTTGTCAGACGAATGTTACACAGTTACAAAGTTAAAAAATTTTCAGATTTAATTTCTTTATCTGGTTTAAGTCATGGTACTGATGTTTGAACAGGTAATGCTGAAGATTTAATCAAAAATATGAATCTGGATTTATCGCAACTAGTATGCTGTAGAGATGACATTATGCAAGCTTTAATAGCTAAAGGCGTGGATTCTTTATTAAGTTTTAAAATCATGGAAAAAGTGCGTAAAGGAAAAGGATTGACCTCTGAAGAAGAGCAAATGTTGGTCGATCATAATGTGCCAAGATGATATATTGAATCATTGAAAAAAATTAAATATATGTTTCCTAAAGCTCACGCAACAGCATATGTTATTATGGCTTGAAGGATTGCATGATTTAAAGTTTATTATCCATTAGAATACTATGCAACATTTTTTACAACTAGATCAAATGATTTTGACATTAAAGCAATGAGTAGTGGTAAAAGCTCAGTCGATGATAAAATAATAGAATTGAAAGCTAAAGGTAGAGCTGCAACGGTAAAGGATAAGGCAATTATTCAATCTTTGGAAATTGCACAAGAATTATATGCAAGAGGCTTTAAAATCAAAAATGTTTCAATTAATGAATCCCTTGCTTCTAGATGACAAATAGATTATAAAAACAACGCGTTAATACCACCATTTAATGTACTTGAATCAATGGGGCAACAAGTTGCTGATTCTATTGTTGAAGCAAGAAATGAACACCATTTCTTATCGATAGAAGATTTAACCAAAAGAACAAAAATAAATTCAAGAATTCTACAATTCATGAGAGATCTAGGTATTTTCGATGAATTGGATGAAGATAATAGAATTAGTTTGTTTTAA
- the nusA gene encoding transcription termination/antitermination protein NusA codes for MENNFFEEIYNLSQIKGIPIPKIKEMLETTIRKVFEKFDPDAELEFIFDEEKSNFKVINHTKMVVEDPQTDDEKDAFSPSIEITLTDARKIDPNIELEDNIAEEVLFEKFPKRVHSQILSQFNQLTREFEKQRIYEVYSTKIGEIVRAKFVSKLPKGFLFNLENNAVDAFMPHNKAFAKNMPSIGSYVDVVIEEVMEDSKAAQIIVSSSAAILLEKTLKSEIPEIADGQIEVVKIARMIGERSKVAVKASEGFTNDVLGSIIGKDSMRIQNIEALHGGEKIEVVEYSDDIKTFIMNAIAPSKVIDVIYKANKSTEKQPAFDVVVPESQHTLAIGQRGINVMLAVELTGAKINVVGQKLAEKQGLEYEWNGNVTPTEVEELEQGRKLRFNTNKQNKSRKSYDNQLIDLSGLFDKDIADFHTEFNTEDMNDFESKLFEDKDFDMNFDQDMEDLYKQIDEYESNTENDSDEKDDTDPYSKVTMNDYKEIAKQELNDFKEDKDLSVNVDDIDWDDSEWE; via the coding sequence ATGGAAAATAATTTTTTTGAAGAAATATACAACTTATCACAAATTAAAGGAATACCTATTCCTAAAATTAAAGAAATGCTTGAAACAACAATAAGAAAAGTTTTTGAAAAATTCGATCCCGATGCAGAACTTGAATTTATTTTCGATGAAGAAAAAAGCAATTTCAAAGTTATTAACCACACTAAAATGGTTGTTGAAGATCCCCAAACAGACGATGAAAAAGACGCATTTAGTCCAAGTATTGAAATTACATTAACCGATGCTAGAAAAATCGACCCAAACATTGAATTAGAAGATAACATTGCTGAAGAAGTGCTTTTTGAAAAATTCCCAAAAAGAGTTCACAGTCAAATTTTGTCACAATTTAATCAATTAACAAGAGAATTTGAAAAACAAAGAATATATGAAGTTTACAGTACAAAAATCGGTGAAATCGTTAGAGCTAAATTTGTTTCTAAATTACCTAAAGGGTTTTTATTTAATTTAGAAAATAATGCCGTTGACGCATTTATGCCGCACAATAAAGCATTTGCTAAAAATATGCCAAGTATTGGAAGTTATGTAGATGTTGTTATCGAAGAAGTTATGGAAGATTCAAAAGCTGCACAAATTATCGTAAGTTCATCAGCTGCAATTTTATTAGAAAAAACATTGAAATCAGAAATTCCTGAAATTGCTGATGGACAAATTGAAGTTGTTAAAATTGCGAGAATGATTGGAGAAAGAAGTAAAGTTGCAGTTAAAGCATCAGAAGGATTCACAAACGATGTATTAGGATCAATTATTGGTAAAGATAGCATGCGGATTCAAAATATTGAAGCTTTACATGGCGGAGAAAAAATTGAAGTTGTTGAGTATTCAGATGACATAAAAACATTTATCATGAATGCTATTGCACCATCGAAAGTTATTGATGTTATTTACAAAGCAAATAAATCAACTGAAAAACAACCAGCATTTGATGTAGTAGTACCCGAGTCACAACACACATTAGCTATTGGTCAACGAGGAATTAATGTTATGTTAGCAGTTGAATTAACTGGAGCTAAAATCAATGTAGTTGGACAAAAACTTGCCGAAAAGCAAGGTTTAGAATACGAATGAAATGGTAATGTTACTCCTACTGAAGTTGAAGAACTAGAACAAGGAAGAAAATTAAGATTCAATACAAATAAACAAAATAAATCACGTAAATCATACGATAATCAATTGATTGATTTATCGGGATTATTTGATAAAGATATTGCAGATTTCCACACAGAGTTTAATACAGAAGATATGAACGATTTTGAATCAAAATTATTTGAAGATAAAGACTTTGATATGAATTTTGATCAAGATATGGAAGATCTATATAAACAAATTGATGAATACGAATCAAATACTGAAAATGATTCAGATGAAAAAGATGATACTGATCCATACTCAAAAGTAACAATGAATGATTATAAAGAAATTGCTAAACAAGAATTAAATGATTTTAAAGAAGATAAAGATTTATCAGTCAACGTGGATGACATTGACTGAGATGATTCAGAATGAGAATAA
- a CDS encoding YlxR family protein, whose protein sequence is MKIKKQTLRKCSVTGNSYPKNELIRFAKDKNNQIKFDPDHKLGGRGGYCKNNAETIEIFFKKKLLNKAFRTNIENKVHEEMKEEVSAWLKNKQENQI, encoded by the coding sequence TTGAAAATTAAAAAACAAACATTACGTAAATGTAGTGTAACGGGTAATTCATACCCAAAAAATGAATTAATTCGTTTTGCAAAGGATAAAAATAATCAAATTAAATTTGACCCTGACCACAAATTAGGCGGTAGAGGTGGTTATTGTAAGAACAATGCAGAAACAATTGAAATATTTTTCAAAAAGAAACTATTGAACAAAGCATTCAGAACAAATATTGAAAACAAAGTACACGAAGAAATGAAGGAAGAGGTAAGCGCATGGCTAAAAAACAAACAAGAAAATCAAATTTAA
- the infB gene encoding translation initiation factor IF-2 produces the protein MAKKQTRKSNLKDIKTHLKNSEVKLEDGVFRFIGAMTIGEFSNSIKVSPTEIITYFFKKGIMKAINTSLSEEDIAELCIEFGYDFVKADNVSAQNVVDSLILDTDEDRLVTRSPIVTIMGHVDHGKTTLIDQIRKANVVSTEFGGITQHTGAYQVQCNNKQITFLDTPGHEAFTEMRSRGARVTDIVILVVAADDGVKPQTQEAIDHSKAAGVPIIVFVNKMDKPHTDVEKVKSQLSESDIVCEEWGGDTQFVYGSALKNQGISELFEAIFLQAELLDLKAAPDREAIGTIIESRLDKGKGVVATLIVENGTLLPRDFIVAGSQYGKIRSLTDTEGNDIEKATPGMPCVITGLNSNPQSGDKFIGISDEKFAKKLAEEKKFLDKQKELNEKNIQTNIPEDVKVINVIIKSDVQGTAEALKNKISTLENEEAIVNVIRATNGDVTKADVSLASTCDAIIYGFNININESVKSYAESKQVQFKNYNVIYKIVEELEAKLKGLKEPVYEEIEIAEAIILQIFFYSKVGNIAGSKVVSGKVKANSKVKVFRKNKLIYEGVIDSLKREKNEAKSVDTGFEFGTHVKNFDDIQVDDTLKFYEDKLVEE, from the coding sequence ATGGCTAAAAAACAAACAAGAAAATCAAATTTAAAAGATATTAAAACACATTTAAAAAACTCAGAAGTAAAACTTGAAGACGGAGTATTTCGTTTTATAGGAGCAATGACAATTGGTGAATTCAGTAATTCAATAAAAGTAAGTCCTACTGAAATCATTACTTACTTTTTCAAAAAAGGAATAATGAAAGCTATTAATACTTCTTTAAGTGAGGAAGATATAGCTGAATTATGTATTGAATTCGGATATGACTTTGTTAAAGCTGACAACGTTAGTGCTCAAAATGTAGTTGATTCTTTAATTCTGGACACTGATGAAGACAGACTAGTTACACGTAGCCCTATTGTTACTATTATGGGACACGTTGATCACGGTAAAACAACATTGATTGATCAAATAAGAAAAGCCAATGTTGTTTCAACTGAATTCGGAGGTATTACTCAACATACTGGTGCTTATCAGGTGCAATGCAATAACAAACAAATAACATTTTTAGATACACCAGGTCATGAAGCATTTACTGAAATGCGTTCACGTGGAGCAAGAGTTACAGATATTGTTATATTAGTTGTTGCTGCTGATGATGGTGTTAAACCTCAAACACAAGAAGCTATTGATCATTCAAAAGCGGCTGGTGTGCCAATTATCGTATTTGTGAATAAAATGGACAAACCACACACTGATGTTGAGAAAGTTAAATCACAATTATCTGAATCAGACATTGTATGTGAAGAATGAGGTGGAGACACTCAATTTGTTTATGGTTCAGCCTTAAAAAACCAAGGTATTTCTGAATTGTTTGAAGCAATCTTTTTACAAGCTGAATTATTAGATTTGAAAGCAGCGCCAGATCGAGAAGCTATTGGTACAATTATTGAATCGCGTTTAGATAAAGGTAAGGGAGTTGTTGCAACGTTAATTGTTGAAAATGGTACTTTATTACCACGTGATTTTATTGTTGCGGGTTCGCAATATGGAAAAATTCGTTCATTAACAGATACTGAAGGTAATGATATTGAAAAGGCAACCCCAGGTATGCCATGTGTTATTACTGGATTAAATTCCAACCCACAAAGTGGAGACAAATTTATTGGTATAAGTGATGAAAAATTTGCTAAAAAATTAGCAGAGGAAAAAAAATTCCTAGACAAACAAAAAGAATTAAATGAAAAAAACATTCAAACTAATATACCTGAAGATGTTAAAGTAATCAATGTAATTATTAAATCAGACGTACAAGGTACTGCTGAAGCATTGAAAAACAAAATTAGTACATTAGAAAATGAAGAAGCAATTGTTAATGTTATTAGAGCCACCAATGGTGATGTTACTAAAGCCGATGTATCTTTAGCAAGTACATGTGATGCAATTATTTATGGATTTAATATCAATATAAATGAATCGGTTAAATCTTACGCTGAAAGCAAACAAGTACAATTCAAAAACTACAACGTTATTTATAAAATTGTAGAAGAATTAGAAGCTAAATTAAAAGGTTTAAAAGAACCTGTGTATGAAGAAATTGAAATTGCAGAAGCTATTATATTACAAATATTCTTCTATTCAAAAGTTGGTAATATCGCTGGTTCAAAAGTTGTAAGCGGGAAAGTTAAAGCCAATTCAAAAGTTAAAGTATTTAGAAAAAATAAATTAATTTACGAAGGTGTTATTGATTCATTGAAACGTGAAAAAAATGAAGCCAAATCAGTTGATACTGGATTTGAATTCGGTACACACGTTAAAAATTTCGATGACATACAAGTAGATGACACATTAAAATTCTATGAAGATAAATTAGTGGAGGAATAA
- the rbfA gene encoding 30S ribosome-binding factor RbfA: MSNSINHERKTSLLNQLVANAMYELKDFDPSNVSINDVVLSRDGSHAKVYITIFKDQARYFEKVKNMTPFIRSVVARSWRHRKVPQLVFSIDEVESKASRIETILAKIKNENNE; encoded by the coding sequence ATGAGTAATTCTATTAATCATGAAAGAAAAACTTCGTTGTTAAATCAATTAGTAGCTAATGCCATGTATGAATTAAAAGATTTTGATCCATCTAATGTTTCAATCAATGATGTTGTATTGTCAAGAGATGGTTCGCACGCAAAAGTTTATATAACCATATTTAAAGATCAAGCGCGTTATTTTGAAAAAGTAAAAAATATGACTCCTTTTATAAGAAGTGTTGTTGCGAGAAGTTGAAGACATAGAAAAGTTCCTCAATTAGTCTTTTCAATTGATGAAGTTGAATCTAAAGCTTCACGTATTGAAACTATTCTTGCAAAAATCAAAAATGAAAACAATGAATAA
- the mnmG gene encoding tRNA uridine-5-carboxymethylaminomethyl(34) synthesis enzyme MnmG: MNKFDAIVIGGGHAGVEATYALSKRNFKVALITLDLTKLGMMPCNPSIGGSAKGIITREIDALGGVQGYFADLAMIQIKMLNTSKGPAVWSLRAQIDKDKYCEIIYQDMLKNPNITLIEDMVCDLLISESNVIEGVITEKNGKINADTVIMTTGVYMNSRILQGDEIEQSGPAGQRTGVDLSANLKKYGFNIQRLKTGTPCRIYTDSIDFSQVEEEVLEENELSFSTHSGVKLDKQTSCWMTHTTEETKEIVLNNLTKSSMYSGLIVGTGPRYCPSFEDKVVRFREKIGHHIFFEPETSKGDIMYINGLSTSMPVDVQDQMIRTIPGLKNARVQKYGYAIEYDAINPLNLKRSLETKVIKGFFSAGQPNGTSGYEEAAAQGLIAGINAANYLDKSEMLYLDRSDSYIGVLIDDLVTKGTAEPYRMLTSRAEYRLLLRNDNVDQRLYQYAYNNKMISESEYLNTKQKYELIQNKIEELKLKFVGSTSELGKKYNVEHGLSYLKLLARPDVDVEDIVEAEFPYKNELKVNVRLFGYIEKQITQAQKMKRLESLKLPEDLDYFKVENLAHEAREKLSKIRPTSIGQAQRISGINPADIQMLMFYLDMRRKKDEA; encoded by the coding sequence ATGAATAAATTTGATGCAATTGTAATTGGTGGCGGACACGCCGGAGTTGAAGCCACTTATGCCCTTTCAAAAAGAAATTTCAAAGTAGCATTGATTACCTTGGATTTGACTAAACTTGGTATGATGCCTTGTAACCCATCTATAGGAGGGTCTGCAAAAGGAATTATTACTCGTGAAATAGATGCTTTAGGTGGCGTGCAAGGTTATTTTGCTGATTTAGCAATGATTCAAATTAAAATGCTAAATACATCAAAAGGACCTGCAGTGTGATCATTAAGAGCACAAATAGATAAAGACAAGTATTGTGAAATAATTTATCAAGACATGTTAAAAAATCCTAACATAACATTGATTGAAGACATGGTATGCGATTTACTAATATCTGAATCTAATGTTATTGAAGGTGTTATTACTGAAAAAAACGGCAAAATAAATGCTGATACGGTAATTATGACAACTGGTGTTTATATGAATAGTCGCATTTTACAAGGTGATGAAATCGAACAAAGCGGTCCTGCCGGACAAAGAACAGGTGTTGATTTAAGTGCTAATTTAAAAAAATATGGATTTAATATTCAAAGATTAAAAACTGGTACACCATGTCGTATTTATACTGATAGTATTGATTTTTCGCAAGTTGAAGAAGAAGTATTAGAAGAAAATGAACTTTCCTTTTCAACTCATAGTGGCGTGAAATTGGATAAACAAACTTCATGTTGAATGACACACACCACTGAAGAAACCAAGGAAATAGTACTGAATAATTTAACTAAATCAAGTATGTATTCAGGACTAATTGTGGGTACTGGACCTCGTTATTGTCCTTCTTTTGAAGATAAAGTTGTAAGATTTAGAGAAAAAATCGGACATCATATTTTCTTTGAACCAGAAACATCTAAAGGCGATATTATGTATATCAATGGTTTATCCACATCAATGCCTGTTGATGTTCAAGATCAAATGATAAGAACAATACCCGGACTTAAAAATGCACGTGTGCAAAAATATGGTTATGCAATTGAATATGATGCCATTAATCCATTGAATTTAAAAAGAAGCTTGGAAACCAAAGTAATTAAAGGATTTTTCTCTGCCGGTCAGCCCAATGGAACAAGCGGTTATGAAGAAGCTGCTGCACAAGGATTGATTGCTGGAATAAATGCGGCCAATTACTTAGACAAGAGCGAAATGCTTTATTTAGATCGTTCAGATTCATACATTGGGGTGCTGATTGATGACTTAGTCACAAAAGGTACTGCTGAACCATATAGAATGCTTACTTCACGTGCTGAATACCGTTTATTATTAAGAAACGATAACGTTGACCAGCGTTTATATCAATATGCTTATAACAATAAAATGATAAGTGAATCTGAGTATTTAAATACAAAACAAAAATATGAATTAATTCAAAATAAAATTGAAGAGTTAAAATTAAAATTTGTAGGTTCAACTTCAGAATTAGGTAAAAAATATAACGTCGAACATGGATTAAGTTATTTAAAATTATTAGCAAGACCAGATGTAGATGTGGAAGACATTGTTGAAGCCGAATTTCCATATAAAAATGAATTAAAGGTTAATGTTAGATTGTTTGGATATATTGAAAAACAAATTACACAAGCTCAAAAAATGAAAAGACTTGAGTCATTGAAATTGCCCGAAGATTTAGATTATTTTAAAGTTGAAAACTTAGCACACGAAGCAAGAGAAAAATTATCAAAAATCAGACCAACATCAATTGGTCAAGCACAAAGAATAAGTGGTATCAACCCAGCTGACATTCAAATGCTTATGTTTTATCTAGATATGAGAAGAAAAAAAGATGAAGCTTAA
- a CDS encoding 23S rRNA (pseudouridine(1915)-N(3))-methyltransferase RlmH has product MKLNIIAVGSLSKEYEVLYQQYLKKIKFFVDVNLIEIKEIKDNNKELRIKKETEMILKKIPKNSVVYYFSLNGTQYDSVSFSDLITNTDNLTFVIGGSDGVIESYFEKQINFSKMTFPHQLFRVMAIEQIYRAYAIKNNIKYHK; this is encoded by the coding sequence ATGAAGCTTAATATTATTGCGGTTGGTTCTCTTTCGAAAGAGTACGAAGTTTTATATCAACAATATTTAAAAAAAATAAAATTTTTTGTAGATGTCAACTTAATTGAAATTAAAGAAATTAAAGACAATAACAAAGAATTAAGAATCAAAAAAGAAACTGAAATGATTCTTAAAAAAATTCCCAAAAATTCAGTTGTTTACTATTTTTCACTAAATGGTACTCAATATGACTCTGTATCGTTTAGTGATTTAATCACAAATACTGATAACCTAACTTTTGTTATTGGGGGTTCAGATGGTGTTATTGAATCATATTTTGAAAAACAAATTAATTTTTCAAAAATGACATTTCCTCATCAATTATTTAGAGTTATGGCGATTGAGCAAATTTACCGTGCTTACGCAATAAAAAACAATATAAAATATCATAAATAA